One window of Nicotiana tomentosiformis chromosome 11, ASM39032v3, whole genome shotgun sequence genomic DNA carries:
- the LOC138901550 gene encoding uncharacterized protein yields MWLELLKDYDITILYHPGKANVVAGALSKKSASMGSLAYIPVGERPLALDGQALANQFVRFDVSEPSRVLACTVARPSLFERIRDWQDDDPHLLVLRDTLRHGGTKKVTVGYDGVLRMHGRICVPNVDGLR; encoded by the exons atgtggttggagctattgaaagactatgatatcaccatattgtatcatcctgggaaggccaatgtggtggccggtgcTTTGAGTAAaaaatcagctagtatgggtagccttgcatatattccagtgggtgagagaccgcttgcattggatggtcaggccttggccaaccagtttgtgaggtttgATGTTTCTGAGcctagccgtgttctagcttgtacagttgctcggccttctttgtttgagcgcatcagagattggcaggatgacgatcctcatttacttgtccttagagacacactACGGCATGGTGGTACCAAGAAGGTTACTGTTGGatatgacggagttttgaggatgcatggtcgtatttgtgtgcctaatgtggatggacttc gttga
- the LOC138901551 gene encoding uncharacterized protein yields MQVGKIATILSDRVPGTLPADTERNSNETVNDLKNDVDKKKKGQKKAENKRRKENSRREEPEWSEHMPALPFSQIPYSEKMDKQFERFLDVLKQVHVNLLFTEVAETGDPDKDEENRGDLSGQAHRALKLEKEIGKIRSAPISLQLADQTTLIPEGIVEDVLVRVDKFVFPKDFIVVKMEENKEVPLILGRPFLAAGRAILDIQEIKLMLRVSKETVTFKMEVEKGVQKDKSAASVEWKVKGAKEKAAVSEKYKYGVYP; encoded by the exons ATGCAAGTGGGAaagattgcaacaatattatctgatagggttccaggaactctccccgctgatactgaaagaaactcCAATGAAACAGTGAATGAt ctgaagaatgatgttgataaaaagaagaaaggcCAGAAGAAAGCTGAGAATAAGAGGAGAAAAGAAAATTCGAGAAGGGAGGAACCCGAGTGgagcgagcatatgcctgctttacctttttcCCAAATTCCATATAGTGAAAAgatggacaagcagtttgagagatttctggacgTGCTGAAACAAGTTCATGTAAACTTGCTATTCACGGAAGttgctgaaacag gagatcctgacaaagatgaggaaaatagaggagacctcagtggtcaagctcatagAGCATT GAAgttggagaaggagattggaaagataaggtctgcaccaatatcgtTGCAGCTGGCTGACCAAACGACTCTAATACCTGAGGGGATAgttgaagatgtgttagttcgggtggataagttcgtatttcctaaggattttatagtggtaaaaatggaggaaaacaaggaggtccccctcatcctaggaagaccattcttagcggcGGGCAGAGCTATATTAGATATACAAGAGataaaactcatgcttagagtgagTAAGGAAACTGTAACTTTCAAGATGGAGGTAGAAAAGGGGGTGCAAAAGGACAAatcagctgcaagtgttgagtggaaagtaaaGGGCGCAAAAGAGAAGGCTGCAGTGAGTGAGAAATATAAGTATGGGGTGTACCCctag